One stretch of Salmo trutta chromosome 7, fSalTru1.1, whole genome shotgun sequence DNA includes these proteins:
- the LOC115197585 gene encoding alpha-1,3-mannosyl-glycoprotein 4-beta-N-acetylglucosaminyltransferase C-like has translation MTVTIMKLVWKSLDKMRCFRKRSTIPFLGVLITCLLFFNLYMEDGYMMEAGKKPLRETPMHPSNTERYVHTFRDLTNFSGTINVTYRYLAGNPLPRKKYLTIGLSSVKRKKGNYLMETIKSIFDQSSYEELKEIVVVVHLADFDLAWCENLVQDISRKFAHHIIAGHLLVIHAPEEYYPSLDGLKRNYNDPDDRVRFRSKQNVDYAFLLNFCTNLSDFYMMLEDDVRCSRNFLTSLKKVVTSREGSYWVMLEFSKLGYIGKLYHSRDLPRLAHFLLMFYQEMPCDWLLIHFRDLLAQKDVIRFKPSLFQHMGYYSSYKGAENKLKDDDFEEDSIDIPDNPPASLYTNIHVFENYDATKAYSSVDEYFWGKPPSTGDFFVIVFNKSTKISKIKIVTGTDDRQNDILHHGALEVGEKLVGTKRGRQCSSYITLGEFKYGNIEVQDVDHKIAFDIECVRIVVTASQKEWLIIRTISLWTTQPPSQWDTEGPYHLD, from the exons TGACTGTCACCATCATGAAGCTGGTGTGGAAGTCCCTGGACAAGATGAGGTGTTTCCGTAAacgctccaccatccccttcctGGGGGTCCTGATCACCTGTCTCCTCTTCTTCAATCTCTACATGGAGGATGGATACATGATG GAGGCGGGTAAAAAACCGCTGAGAGAGACACCAATGCATCCTTCAAACACTGAGAGATATGTTCACACCTTCAGAGACCTCACTAATTTCTCTGGAACCATAAACGTCACATATCGTTACCTCGCTGGGAACCCACTGCCTCGAAAGA AATATCTAACCATTGGATTGTCATCCGTCAAAAGAAAAAAAGGGAATTACCTCATGGAGACGATCAAATCCATTTTTGACCAGTCCAGTTATGAGGAGCTGAAAGAGATTGTGGTGGTGGTCCACCTGGCAGACTTTGACCTGGCCTGGTGTGAAAACCTGGTGCAGGACATCTCCAGGAAGTTTGCCCACCACATCATCGCTGGGCATCTCCTGGTGATCCATGCCCCTGAGGAGTACTATCCATCACTGGATGGGCTAAAAAGGAACTACAATGACCCAGATGACAGGGTACGATTCCGCTCCAAGCAGAACGTGGACTACGCCTTTCTACTCAACTTCTGCACCAACCTCTCTGATTTCTACATGATGCTGGAGGATGATGTGCGCTGCTCACGGAACTTTCTGACATCCCTGAAGAAGGTGGTCACCTCCAGGGAAGGCTCCTACTGGGTGATGCTGGAGTTCTCCAAGCTTGGCTACATAGGGAAGCTCTACCACTCAAGAGACCTGCCACGCCTGGCCCACTTCCTGCTCATGTTCTACCAGGAGATGCCCTGTGACTGGCTCCTCATTCACTTCCGGGACCTGCTTGCCCAGAAAGATGTGATCCGCTTCAAGCCCTCCTTGTTCCAGCACATGGGCTACTACTCCTCATATAAAGGGGCAGAGAACAAGTTGAAGGATGATGACTTTGAAGAAGACTCCATTGATATCCCTGACAACCCTCCTGCTAGCCTGTACACAAACATTCATGTATTTGAAAACTATGACGCCACCAAGGCTTATAGCAGCGTGGACGAATACTTTTGGGGGAAACCCCCTTCTACCGGAGACTTCTTTGTTATAGTCTTTAACAAATCAACTAAAATCAGCAAGATAAAAATCGTGACAGGAACGGACGATCGTCAGAACGATATCCTGCACCATGGAGCTCTGGAAGTAGGAGAGAAGCTGGTGGGGACAAAGAGAGGAAGGCAGTGTTCTTCCTACATCACGTTAGGGGAGTTTAAATATGGAAACATTGAGGTTCAAGACGTGGACCACAAGATTGCCTTTGACATTGAGTGTGTTCGTATTGTGGTGACTGCCAGTCAGAAAGAATGGCTGATCATTAGGACTATAAGTCTGTGGACTACACAACCTCCCAGTCAATGGGACACCGAGGGTCCATACCATTTAGACTAA
- the LOC115197586 gene encoding aurora kinase B — translation MMQNKENCDPKGLQRPMATSMVSVGPQRVQIPSAPEATDKNAITGPGREPVTSSSGAAPAKKFTIHDFDIGRPLGKGKFGNVYVARDKKLNFIVALKVLFKSQMEKEGVEHQLRREIEIQSHLRHPNILRFYNYFHDRSRVFLILEYAPRGEMYKELQKCGRFDDQRTATYMEELADALLYCHERKVIHRDIKPENLLLGLRGELKIADFGWSVHAPSLRRRTMCGTLDYLPPEMIEGKIHDEKVDLWSIGVLCYECLVGNPPFETASHSDTYKRITKVDLQFPKVVSDGARDLVSKLLRHSPSMRLPLQSVITHPWVKSNSRRVLPVVFAPKKP, via the exons ATGATGCAG AATAAGGAGAATTGTGACCCTAAAGGCCTACAAAGACCG ATGGCAACTTCAATGGTTTCTGTGGGTCCTCAGAGAGTTCAAATACCATCTGCCCCAGAGGCTACAGACAAAAACGCAATTACAG GTCCTGGGAGAGAGCCTGTCACCTCTTCCTCCGGTGCCGCTCCGGCAAA GAAATTCACCATCCATGACTTTGACATCGGGCGGCCCCTGGGCAAGGGCAAGTTTGGGAACGTGTACGTTGCACGGGATAAGAAGCTGAATTTCATTGTGGCGCTGAAAGTGCTCTTCAAGTCTCAGATGGAGAAGGAAGGTGTGGAGCACCAGCTCCGAAGAGAGATTGAGATTCAGTCCCATCTTAG ACACCCCAATATCCTGCGCTTCTACAACTACTTCCATGACCGCTCAAGGGTCTTCCTGATCCTGGAGTACGCCCCACGGGGTGAGATGTACAAAGAGCTGCAGAAATGTGGTCGCTTCGATGACCAGCGCACTGCTACG TACATGGAGGAGTTGGCTGATGCGCTGCTGTACTGCCATGAGAGGAAGGTGATTCACCGGGACATCAAGCCAGAGAACCTGCTGCTGGGGCTCCGTGGGGAGCTGAAGATAGCAGACTTCGGCTGGTCTGTCCATGCCCCATCCTTAAG GCGCCGCACAATGTGTGGAACGCTGGACTACCTGCCCCCAGAGATGATTGAGGGGAAGATCCACGATGAGAAGGTGGACCTCTGGTCCATCGGGGTGCTCTGCTATGAGTGCCTTGTTGGAAACCCCCCGTTTGAAACTGCCAGCCACTCTGACACGTACAAGCGCATCACAAAG GTTGACCTGCAGTTCCCCAAGGTGGTGTCTGATGGTGCTCGGGACCTGGTCTCTAAGCTGCTCCGCCACAGTCCCTCTATGCGCCTCCCCCTGCAGAGCGTCATCACCCACCCCTGGGTGAAAAGCAACTCCCGGCGGGTACTACCTGTCGTCTTTGCTCCCAAGAAACCCTAA